A segment of the Streptococcus chenjunshii genome:
TATCGTGTCAGCAAGTTTTGAGACACTTGGGCAGGCTGACTTTTTCCAAGCTTTCAGATCGTGCTCAGTTCAACACAGTAAAGCAGATTAGAAAACGAAACAGGCCCTAGATTATAAGCTTCCCTAACTCTCTTATTTTCTCTTGATTTCTCCGTGAGGATAGTAGCTGCCTTCCGGAAGGTCATTGATGAAAACATGGATAGCTTCTTTGGGAGCGTTAGCAATACGGGAAACAACTTCAGTTACTTCACGGGC
Coding sequences within it:
- a CDS encoding 4-oxalocrotonate tautomerase; the encoded protein is MPFVKIDLFEGRSEAQKIELAREVTEVVSRIANAPKEAIHVFINDLPEGSYYPHGEIKRK